One window of Robiginitalea biformata HTCC2501 genomic DNA carries:
- the coaBC gene encoding bifunctional phosphopantothenoylcysteine decarboxylase/phosphopantothenate--cysteine ligase CoaBC: protein MLASKRILLGITGGIAAYKTTFLTRLLIKAGAEVRIVMTESAGHFVSPLTLATLSRHEVLTDFVREEDGATDWNNHVELALWADLMLIAPATANTLSKMASGTCDNLLMACYLSAKCPVFFAPAMDLDMYKHPTTRTSLEKLEAFGNTMIPATSGELASGLEGEGRMAEPEEIVRHLEESLLARLPWRGKHVLITAGPTFEPIDPVRFIGNHSSGKMGFELARAAASWGARVTLVSGPSQEQANHPLITCLRVQTASDMLEAAQSHFSDADVVIGAAAVSDYRPAETQEQKIKKTAETLRLDLVKNPDIIQTLASGKQGQFVVGFALETENEEENAREKLRRKQLDAIVLNSLRDPGAGFGGDRNKVSFIDKNSGIKSFELKSKADVARDILREIDARISK from the coding sequence ATGCTGGCATCCAAGCGTATCCTTTTGGGCATTACCGGGGGTATTGCTGCGTATAAGACCACATTCCTGACCCGTTTACTGATAAAAGCCGGCGCTGAGGTCCGTATTGTAATGACCGAAAGCGCCGGCCATTTTGTTTCCCCCCTGACCCTTGCTACCCTTTCCCGTCACGAGGTCCTGACGGATTTTGTCCGGGAGGAGGATGGCGCCACCGACTGGAACAACCACGTAGAACTCGCCCTCTGGGCCGACCTGATGCTCATTGCACCTGCCACGGCCAACACGCTGTCCAAAATGGCTTCCGGAACCTGCGACAACCTCCTGATGGCGTGTTACCTGTCTGCCAAATGCCCGGTTTTCTTTGCTCCTGCCATGGATCTGGATATGTACAAGCACCCTACAACCCGGACCTCCCTGGAAAAGCTCGAGGCTTTTGGCAATACGATGATCCCTGCGACAAGCGGAGAGCTGGCAAGCGGCCTGGAAGGGGAAGGACGCATGGCCGAGCCCGAGGAGATCGTACGCCACCTGGAAGAAAGCCTGTTGGCGCGTTTGCCGTGGCGGGGCAAGCACGTGCTGATAACCGCGGGTCCTACCTTTGAGCCCATCGACCCCGTCCGTTTTATCGGGAACCATTCCAGTGGCAAAATGGGATTTGAACTGGCGCGTGCCGCGGCCAGTTGGGGCGCCCGGGTGACGCTGGTATCGGGGCCCAGCCAGGAACAGGCCAACCACCCGCTGATCACCTGCCTGCGCGTGCAGACCGCCTCGGACATGCTCGAAGCTGCCCAATCGCATTTTTCGGATGCCGATGTGGTGATCGGCGCTGCGGCCGTTTCGGATTACCGCCCGGCGGAAACTCAGGAACAGAAAATCAAGAAAACGGCTGAGACCCTCCGCCTGGACCTGGTGAAGAACCCGGATATTATCCAGACACTTGCCTCGGGCAAACAGGGGCAGTTTGTAGTGGGCTTTGCCCTGGAGACCGAAAACGAGGAGGAAAATGCGCGGGAAAAGCTTCGGCGGAAGCAGCTCGACGCCATCGTTTTGAATTCCCTGAGGGATCCCGGGGCGGGATTCGGAGGGGATCGGAACAAAGTGAGTTTCATAGACAAGAATTCCGGGATAAAATCGTTTGAATTAAAAAGCAAAGCCGATGTGGCAAGGGACATACTCCGGGAGATCGATGCGCGTATTTCGAAATAA
- a CDS encoding DNA-directed RNA polymerase subunit omega, whose amino-acid sequence MNDLKNSQAPVTTITINRNEFDEKTDNIYEAISIVAKRAVQINSEIKKELLEKLEEFATYSDSLEEVFENKEQIEVSKFYEKLPKPHALAIEEWLEDKIYYRNTAKDEE is encoded by the coding sequence ATGAACGACCTTAAAAACTCCCAGGCACCGGTAACCACCATTACCATCAACCGGAACGAGTTTGACGAAAAAACCGACAATATCTATGAGGCCATTTCCATCGTAGCCAAGCGCGCGGTGCAGATCAATTCGGAAATCAAGAAGGAACTTCTCGAAAAACTCGAGGAATTCGCCACCTACAGCGACAGCCTCGAAGAGGTTTTTGAAAACAAGGAGCAGATAGAGGTTTCCAAGTTCTACGAGAAATTGCCCAAGCCCCATGCCCTGGCCATCGAGGAGTGGCTTGAGGATAAGATATACTACCGGAACACGGCTAAGGACGAAGAATAA
- a CDS encoding outer membrane protein assembly factor BamD — translation MFLKTRLYGCLLLASLALASCSEYQKVLKDTDINRKYELAERLYQEGSYKKANRLLEQIAPQFVGKPQGERVMFFLADSYFQKGDYNFAGYQFERFLKSYPKSDKAPEAAFLGAKSYYMLSPRYSLDQTDTDKALNKLQVFINAYPESEFMEEANAMAQELTRKKQKKAFEIARQFVKLGKYYTLDYNISAIAALDNFISDHPGSVYREEAYFLRLRAASTLAENSTPSKKKERLDNAVAAYNAFMRYYAESEFAEDARQLYADLQEEITEFEAIQTLSK, via the coding sequence ATGTTTTTGAAAACCAGACTTTACGGTTGCCTGTTGCTGGCAAGCCTTGCGCTGGCCTCGTGCAGTGAGTACCAGAAGGTGCTGAAGGATACGGATATCAACCGGAAATACGAATTGGCCGAACGCCTCTACCAGGAAGGGTCCTATAAAAAGGCCAATCGCCTGCTGGAACAGATCGCCCCGCAATTTGTCGGGAAACCCCAGGGTGAACGGGTGATGTTCTTCCTTGCGGACAGCTATTTTCAGAAGGGGGATTACAATTTCGCCGGCTACCAGTTCGAACGGTTCCTCAAATCCTATCCCAAAAGCGACAAGGCCCCGGAGGCCGCTTTTCTGGGTGCCAAGAGTTATTATATGCTTTCGCCCAGGTATTCGCTCGACCAGACCGATACGGACAAGGCCCTGAATAAACTGCAGGTTTTCATCAACGCCTATCCGGAATCCGAATTCATGGAAGAGGCGAATGCCATGGCCCAGGAACTCACCCGGAAAAAACAGAAAAAGGCCTTTGAGATTGCCCGGCAGTTTGTGAAATTGGGCAAGTATTACACGCTGGACTACAACATTTCGGCCATTGCCGCCCTGGACAATTTTATCTCGGATCATCCGGGTTCTGTTTACAGGGAAGAAGCCTATTTCCTGAGGCTTCGGGCTGCGTCTACCCTGGCCGAAAACAGTACGCCCTCCAAGAAGAAGGAGCGGCTCGACAATGCCGTTGCGGCGTACAATGCTTTTATGAGGTACTATGCGGAAAGCGAGTTCGCCGAAGATGCGCGACAACTCTATGCTGACCTGCAGGAAGAAATTACAGAATTTGAAGCGATACAAACTTTATCCAAATGA
- the dapA gene encoding 4-hydroxy-tetrahydrodipicolinate synthase, protein MRSELKGTGVALVTPFREDLSPDIPALRKLVRHVIEGGVDYLVALGTTAESATLAPGEKAAVLRVIAEENDGRLPLVAGIGGNNTLSVAAEMESANLDGYDAILSVSPYYSRPTQEGIYQHFKYLAHRAPLPIVMYNVPARTGSNMLPETVARLARDCQGIVGIKEACGDIAQIHTLIDAVPRDFLVISGDDLTAVPTVLAGGVGVISVLGQALPVEFSTMIRQGLAGESGPATDLSESLRPLIGLIFREGNPAGVKMLLSQLGICRPEVRLPLMAASAELSRDLDTFMTAFLREKV, encoded by the coding sequence ATGAGAAGCGAATTGAAAGGAACCGGCGTGGCGCTCGTCACCCCTTTCCGGGAAGACCTGTCCCCGGACATCCCGGCGTTGCGTAAATTGGTCCGTCACGTTATTGAGGGCGGGGTAGACTACCTGGTCGCACTTGGGACCACCGCGGAGTCTGCTACCCTTGCGCCCGGGGAAAAGGCCGCCGTGCTGCGGGTCATTGCAGAGGAAAACGACGGCCGCCTGCCGCTGGTGGCTGGGATCGGCGGGAACAATACGCTTTCGGTAGCTGCCGAAATGGAATCGGCCAACCTGGATGGCTACGATGCGATCCTTTCGGTTTCCCCATATTACAGCCGACCCACCCAGGAAGGGATTTACCAGCATTTCAAATATCTGGCGCACCGGGCGCCCCTGCCGATTGTCATGTACAATGTCCCGGCCCGTACCGGCAGCAACATGCTGCCCGAAACCGTGGCCCGGCTGGCCCGGGATTGCCAGGGGATTGTCGGCATCAAGGAAGCCTGCGGGGATATCGCCCAGATTCACACGCTGATCGATGCAGTCCCCAGGGATTTCCTGGTAATCTCCGGGGATGACCTCACCGCCGTTCCGACAGTACTTGCCGGGGGGGTTGGGGTAATTTCCGTTTTGGGGCAGGCGTTGCCCGTAGAATTTTCTACCATGATCCGCCAGGGGCTTGCCGGTGAATCCGGTCCGGCCACGGACCTGTCGGAATCCCTGCGCCCGCTCATCGGATTGATCTTCCGGGAAGGCAACCCGGCCGGGGTGAAAATGCTCCTGAGCCAGCTGGGCATCTGCAGGCCGGAGGTGCGACTGCCGCTCATGGCAGCGAGTGCTGAACTAAGCCGCGACCTCGATACGTTCATGACCGCATTTCTGCGGGAAAAGGTATGA
- a CDS encoding DUF6913 domain-containing protein, producing MFKGLKDKFKYKSGVKYLREEMSRDRPAPERKRGVQAIAIIADLDTFDRAEVFFDLIEAFGLRPNAIKVIGYRRFYDTNSPYATPVFSDKDLGWNGEIANSYALEFLSREYDILINYFSEDNLPMQLMSVKTRARMRVGFAGLDPAFNDLIFDCDMQDFGLFKKEMKKYLEVMNELV from the coding sequence ATGTTTAAAGGTCTCAAAGACAAATTTAAATACAAATCCGGGGTGAAATACCTCCGGGAGGAAATGTCCCGCGACCGGCCCGCTCCAGAGCGCAAGCGGGGAGTGCAGGCGATTGCGATTATCGCGGACCTGGACACCTTTGACAGGGCCGAAGTGTTTTTTGACCTGATTGAAGCCTTTGGCCTGCGGCCCAACGCCATCAAGGTAATTGGGTACAGGCGTTTTTACGATACGAACTCCCCCTATGCCACACCGGTTTTTTCGGACAAGGACCTGGGTTGGAACGGGGAAATTGCAAACAGCTATGCGCTGGAGTTCCTGAGCCGGGAATACGATATCCTGATCAATTACTTCTCGGAGGACAACCTCCCGATGCAATTGATGAGCGTCAAGACCCGGGCCCGGATGCGCGTGGGTTTTGCAGGCCTGGATCCGGCCTTCAACGACCTGATTTTTGACTGCGACATGCAGGATTTCGGGTTGTTTAAGAAAGAAATGAAAAAGTACCTGGAGGTAATGAACGAATTGGTATGA
- a CDS encoding 5'-nucleotidase C-terminal domain-containing protein has product MLASCRQQPVSLQQITVSQTIIDSTLSEDDSLQALIAPYKNRLEDALNAPLAYAPETLTKTDGARNTSLGNLLADLVLEQADSLRTLQGKPPVDLVILNHGAIRNIISRGPVTQRTAYEVMPFENTIYIVPMQGAAIRAMIAFLVASSMPHPFAGLDIQLGPGGSLEAVNIGGQPFDESRTYYVATSNYLVEGGDGMDFFQLGETPEDTGYKIRNAMVDYFTRVDTLRAAVDDRFVLIQSQ; this is encoded by the coding sequence GTGTTGGCATCCTGCCGGCAACAACCGGTATCCCTTCAGCAAATTACTGTTTCCCAAACCATTATAGACAGCACCCTGTCCGAAGACGACTCCCTGCAGGCCCTGATCGCCCCCTATAAAAATCGTCTGGAAGATGCGCTGAATGCCCCCCTGGCCTATGCCCCGGAGACGCTCACCAAAACCGATGGGGCCCGCAACACGAGCCTCGGCAACCTGCTGGCCGACCTGGTGCTGGAACAGGCCGACTCCCTCCGCACATTGCAGGGGAAACCGCCGGTAGACCTGGTAATCCTCAACCACGGGGCGATCCGGAACATCATTTCCCGGGGGCCCGTCACCCAGCGTACCGCCTACGAAGTGATGCCCTTTGAGAACACCATCTATATCGTGCCCATGCAGGGAGCGGCCATCCGCGCCATGATCGCATTCCTGGTGGCATCGTCCATGCCGCACCCGTTTGCGGGGCTCGACATTCAACTGGGGCCCGGGGGCAGTCTCGAAGCCGTCAATATCGGGGGACAACCCTTTGACGAGTCGAGGACCTACTACGTGGCCACCTCCAACTACCTGGTGGAAGGCGGAGACGGCATGGATTTTTTCCAGTTGGGGGAAACCCCCGAGGATACCGGTTATAAAATACGGAATGCCATGGTAGACTACTTTACCCGGGTAGATACGTTGCGGGCCGCTGTCGACGACCGGTTCGTCCTAATCCAATCGCAATGA
- a CDS encoding metallophosphatase, producing MNRRKFIKTGAAGGAALGLTGINLASCAGLSRRQITILHTNDVHSHVDPFPPGHGAFPNMGGAARRAGLIAQIRRENPNTLLLDAGDIFQGTPYFNFYGGELEFRLMSRMDYQAATLGNHDFDNGIPGLLAQLPYASFEFVSANYDFTNTDLNGLVAPYTIRVVDGVRIGIFGLGIELDGLVMPDLYGETLYQDPYERALDMSRTLREEEACHLVICLSHLGFRYDDPSRPSDVLLAQKTEGIDLIIGGHTHTFLEEARVLSNRAGDPVLVNQVGCYGVRLGRVDFFLEPGAPPAGSWVSITV from the coding sequence ATGAACCGAAGGAAGTTTATTAAAACCGGCGCGGCCGGGGGAGCAGCCCTCGGGCTTACCGGGATCAACCTGGCTTCCTGTGCCGGGTTGTCGCGCAGGCAAATCACCATCCTGCACACCAATGATGTCCACAGCCATGTCGACCCCTTCCCCCCCGGACACGGGGCCTTTCCCAATATGGGCGGGGCGGCACGGCGGGCGGGCCTGATAGCTCAGATCCGCAGGGAGAACCCGAATACGCTCCTGTTGGATGCCGGGGATATTTTTCAGGGAACCCCCTACTTCAACTTTTACGGAGGCGAACTGGAATTCCGGCTGATGAGCCGCATGGACTACCAGGCCGCCACCCTGGGCAACCACGATTTCGACAACGGCATCCCCGGGTTACTCGCACAGCTGCCCTATGCGAGTTTCGAGTTTGTCTCGGCCAATTACGATTTCACCAACACGGACCTGAACGGCCTGGTGGCGCCGTATACAATCCGGGTAGTGGACGGGGTCCGGATCGGGATTTTTGGACTGGGCATTGAACTGGACGGCCTGGTAATGCCGGACCTCTATGGGGAAACCCTTTACCAGGACCCCTATGAAAGGGCCCTGGACATGTCCCGCACCCTCAGGGAGGAGGAAGCCTGCCACCTGGTCATCTGCCTTTCCCATCTGGGGTTCCGCTACGACGACCCGAGCCGTCCCAGCGATGTACTGCTGGCTCAAAAAACCGAAGGGATCGACCTGATTATCGGGGGGCATACGCATACCTTCCTGGAAGAAGCCCGCGTGCTGTCTAACCGGGCGGGGGATCCCGTACTCGTGAACCAGGTGGGATGCTACGGGGTTCGGCTGGGCCGGGTAGATTTTTTCCTGGAACCCGGGGCGCCGCCGGCCGGTTCCTGGGTATCGATCACTGTGTGA
- the ligA gene encoding NAD-dependent DNA ligase LigA, whose amino-acid sequence MTEKVNKRDIAEKIQALRDELRDHNYRYYVLDEPVISDYDFDMKLKALQDLEKQHPEFYDPASPTQRVGGAITKNFETVVHDYPMYSLDNSYSVEELREWEKRIQRVLGDVPVTFTCELKYDGASISLTYQDGALLRAVTRGDGTQGDDVTTNVRTIRSIPLRLQGDYPNRFDIRGEIVLPLEGFARMNRERVENGEDPYMNPRNTASGSLKLQDSSIVAERPLDCLLYGMAGRDLGADSHFEILGLARKLGFKVPDTAKLCKNIDEVVAYLEYWDSHRLELPYETDGVVVKVNSLQQQEELGYTAKSPRWAMAYKFKSEQAATRLERITYQVGRTGAITPVANLEPVLLAGTTVKRASLHNADQIAKLDVREGDTVYVEKGGEIIPKITGVDFSKRPENSAPTTYISACPECGTELVRNPGEAQHFCPNDTGCPPQITGRIQHFISRKAMDIEGLGSETVELLFKEGLIGDYADLYTLTTDDLLPLERMAEKSAANLVEGVAASRKVPFERVLFALGIRYVGETVAKKLARAYKNIDALMAASADELQQVDEIGQRIAGSVVEFFSDPVNRERVEKLKGHGLQFSLSEEQLRGQTDLFRGKTFVVSGVFESIGRNELKKRIEDNGGKVTSSVSARTNFLVAGANMGPSKREKADKNGVPIISETQFLEMLGD is encoded by the coding sequence ATGACCGAGAAAGTGAACAAGCGGGATATAGCGGAGAAGATACAGGCGCTCCGGGACGAACTCCGGGACCATAATTACCGCTATTACGTACTGGACGAACCGGTAATCAGCGACTATGACTTCGACATGAAGCTCAAGGCGTTGCAGGACCTCGAGAAGCAGCACCCGGAATTTTACGACCCGGCTTCCCCGACGCAACGCGTGGGAGGTGCCATCACCAAAAATTTTGAGACCGTCGTCCACGATTACCCGATGTACTCCCTGGACAATTCCTATTCCGTGGAGGAGTTGCGGGAATGGGAAAAGCGCATCCAGCGGGTGCTGGGCGATGTTCCGGTGACTTTTACCTGCGAGCTGAAGTACGACGGGGCATCCATCAGCCTGACCTACCAGGACGGCGCTTTGTTGCGAGCCGTTACCCGGGGGGACGGTACGCAGGGCGATGACGTGACGACGAATGTCCGAACCATTCGGTCCATCCCGCTCCGGCTGCAGGGCGACTATCCCAACCGCTTTGATATCCGGGGCGAAATTGTGTTGCCGCTGGAAGGTTTTGCCCGTATGAACCGGGAACGGGTCGAAAACGGGGAGGACCCCTATATGAATCCAAGGAACACCGCTTCGGGGAGCCTGAAATTGCAGGATAGCAGCATCGTGGCTGAGCGCCCCCTGGATTGTCTGCTTTACGGGATGGCAGGCCGGGACCTCGGGGCCGATTCGCACTTTGAAATACTCGGTTTGGCCCGGAAACTCGGGTTTAAGGTGCCGGACACGGCCAAATTGTGCAAGAATATCGACGAGGTTGTGGCCTACCTGGAGTACTGGGATTCTCACCGCCTGGAACTGCCTTATGAAACAGACGGGGTGGTGGTCAAGGTCAATAGCCTGCAGCAACAGGAAGAATTGGGGTATACGGCCAAATCGCCCCGATGGGCCATGGCGTACAAATTCAAATCCGAGCAGGCCGCCACGCGCCTGGAACGGATTACCTACCAGGTAGGCCGAACCGGTGCGATTACCCCGGTTGCCAACCTGGAACCTGTCTTGCTGGCCGGAACCACCGTCAAGCGCGCATCCCTGCACAATGCCGACCAGATTGCCAAACTGGACGTACGGGAAGGGGATACCGTTTACGTGGAAAAAGGCGGGGAGATCATCCCGAAGATCACGGGGGTGGATTTTAGCAAACGCCCGGAAAACAGTGCCCCGACCACCTACATTTCGGCCTGTCCGGAGTGCGGGACCGAGCTGGTGCGAAACCCGGGAGAAGCCCAGCATTTCTGCCCGAACGACACCGGGTGCCCGCCCCAGATCACCGGGCGCATCCAGCATTTTATTTCCCGAAAAGCCATGGATATTGAAGGGCTGGGCTCCGAAACCGTAGAGCTCCTGTTTAAGGAGGGACTGATCGGGGATTACGCGGATCTGTACACGCTGACCACTGACGACCTGCTTCCCCTGGAACGCATGGCGGAGAAATCTGCAGCCAACCTGGTGGAAGGGGTGGCCGCCTCCAGGAAAGTGCCTTTCGAGCGCGTGTTGTTTGCCCTGGGGATACGATATGTAGGGGAAACCGTTGCCAAGAAACTCGCAAGGGCCTATAAGAACATCGATGCGCTGATGGCTGCCAGTGCCGACGAGCTGCAACAGGTAGACGAAATCGGCCAGCGGATTGCGGGAAGCGTGGTGGAATTTTTCAGCGACCCGGTCAACCGGGAACGGGTCGAAAAGCTCAAGGGACACGGCCTGCAGTTCTCCCTGAGTGAAGAACAACTCAGGGGGCAAACCGATTTATTCCGGGGCAAAACTTTTGTGGTCTCCGGGGTCTTTGAGTCCATTGGACGGAACGAATTAAAAAAACGCATCGAGGACAATGGGGGGAAGGTCACCTCCTCGGTATCGGCCCGTACGAACTTTTTGGTTGCCGGGGCCAACATGGGGCCCAGCAAGCGGGAAAAGGCGGACAAAAACGGGGTACCCATTATTTCGGAAACCCAGTTCCTGGAAATGCTCGGGGACTGA
- the prmC gene encoding peptide chain release factor N(5)-glutamine methyltransferase: protein MLLREVRDIYRKELGGTHPPGEVDALFYRLLEHYLDLPRFVLGLEPGKMLTREEEAPLFNALSQLAAGQPVQYITGTARFLDMDLRVGPGALIPRPETEELVRWVLERHAADLREGNILDIGTGSGCIALGLAKSLPAARVTALDISGEALEVARENARHLGLDVRLVRADIRNPEGEWPESILNPEGEWPGYDLIISNPPYIPRGQEGQLAVHVRDHEPREALFAPDSDPLLYYRHIAGFSRRHLRGGGWLYVEIHEDFGAPTAELFREAGLLEVSLKKDIFGKDRFLCGRSPDTNHKARQNP, encoded by the coding sequence ATGCTGTTGCGCGAGGTGCGGGACATTTACAGGAAGGAACTCGGCGGGACTCATCCGCCCGGGGAAGTGGACGCTTTGTTTTACCGCCTTCTGGAGCACTATCTGGACCTGCCGCGATTTGTGCTTGGACTGGAACCCGGGAAAATGCTGACCCGCGAAGAAGAAGCCCCCCTTTTCAATGCCCTGTCCCAGCTGGCAGCAGGCCAGCCCGTTCAGTATATTACAGGTACGGCCCGATTCCTGGATATGGACTTGCGGGTAGGCCCGGGCGCGCTGATACCGCGCCCGGAAACCGAAGAGCTCGTACGGTGGGTCCTGGAGCGGCACGCCGCGGACCTCAGGGAAGGGAACATCCTCGATATCGGGACAGGCAGCGGTTGTATCGCCCTGGGCCTGGCAAAAAGCCTGCCCGCTGCCCGGGTAACAGCTCTCGACATTTCCGGGGAGGCCCTGGAGGTTGCCAGGGAGAATGCCCGGCACCTCGGACTGGATGTGCGCCTGGTTCGGGCGGATATCCGCAACCCGGAAGGGGAATGGCCCGAAAGTATTCTGAATCCGGAAGGGGAATGGCCCGGATACGACCTGATCATCTCCAACCCGCCCTACATTCCCAGGGGCCAGGAAGGCCAATTGGCAGTCCACGTCAGGGACCACGAGCCCCGGGAGGCACTTTTCGCCCCGGATTCCGACCCATTGCTCTATTACAGGCATATCGCCGGGTTTTCGCGCCGCCATTTACGCGGTGGGGGGTGGTTGTATGTTGAAATCCACGAGGATTTCGGCGCGCCGACCGCGGAGTTGTTCCGGGAGGCCGGTTTACTCGAAGTTTCCCTGAAAAAAGATATTTTTGGAAAGGACCGGTTTCTGTGCGGCCGGAGCCCGGATACAAACCATAAAGCGAGGCAAAACCCATGA
- a CDS encoding GNAT family N-acetyltransferase, translating into MNKATLKLRRIEPGDNPGLAALIREVLPGTGAPARGTALADTSLDRMFETYDRPDSAFWVVADEQEVWGGGGIAPLDGGDADTCELQKMYFREELRGMGFGKALLEKALQKARELGYAYCYLETMPYMETALSLYRRYGFEDLSQPLGCTGHTACQVWMRKKL; encoded by the coding sequence ATGAATAAAGCGACCTTGAAATTGCGGCGGATTGAACCCGGCGACAACCCGGGACTGGCGGCGTTGATCCGGGAGGTGCTTCCGGGCACCGGGGCGCCCGCCCGGGGAACGGCCCTGGCGGATACTTCCCTGGACCGGATGTTTGAAACCTATGACCGCCCGGACAGTGCATTCTGGGTGGTGGCCGACGAGCAGGAGGTTTGGGGCGGCGGCGGGATTGCCCCCCTGGATGGCGGGGATGCAGATACCTGCGAACTTCAGAAAATGTATTTCCGGGAGGAACTCCGGGGCATGGGGTTTGGGAAAGCCCTCTTGGAAAAAGCCCTGCAGAAAGCCCGGGAGTTGGGATACGCGTATTGTTACCTGGAAACCATGCCCTACATGGAGACGGCCCTGAGCCTCTATCGCCGGTACGGGTTTGAGGATCTCAGCCAGCCACTCGGCTGTACCGGGCATACGGCCTGCCAGGTCTGGATGCGCAAAAAACTCTGA
- the ribD gene encoding bifunctional diaminohydroxyphosphoribosylaminopyrimidine deaminase/5-amino-6-(5-phosphoribosylamino)uracil reductase RibD, with the protein MLRCIQIGRNALGRSAPNPMVGALLTHGDTIIGSGYTSAFGGPHAEVNAIRSVADPGKLPDSTLYVTLEPCCHHGKTPPCTDRIIESGIRRVVVGLPDPHDKVAGQGIAQLREAGCQVEVGVAADACREHHKRFLTLHEKGRPYIVLKWAQSPDGFLAPDPEVRGESTGPWWITGRESRQLVHKWRTQESAILVGWRTAAADDPQLTSRDWAGKDPLRVLLDPSGRAPEGLRLLDGKVPTLRVLHTGQQPTGSARVENIFLEPGPGFLRALCRELRERGVLSILVEGGAHTLGSFLSAGLWDEARVFTGPRPLNGGLRAPALSGRLVANTASGADTLTLWRND; encoded by the coding sequence ATGTTGCGCTGCATCCAAATCGGTCGGAATGCCCTGGGCCGGAGTGCGCCGAACCCGATGGTCGGGGCCCTACTGACCCATGGCGATACGATTATCGGTTCCGGGTATACCAGTGCTTTTGGCGGGCCGCATGCCGAGGTAAATGCCATCCGTAGCGTGGCCGACCCCGGCAAGTTGCCGGATTCCACCCTGTATGTCACCCTGGAACCCTGCTGCCATCACGGGAAAACGCCTCCCTGCACAGACCGGATCATCGAGTCGGGAATACGCCGCGTGGTGGTCGGGCTGCCAGACCCGCACGACAAGGTGGCCGGCCAGGGGATCGCACAACTGAGGGAGGCCGGTTGCCAGGTGGAAGTAGGGGTTGCAGCGGACGCCTGCCGGGAACACCACAAGCGCTTTCTGACCCTGCACGAAAAAGGCCGTCCCTATATCGTATTGAAGTGGGCCCAGAGTCCGGATGGCTTCCTGGCACCCGATCCGGAAGTCAGGGGCGAATCGACGGGGCCCTGGTGGATTACCGGCCGGGAATCCCGCCAACTCGTCCACAAATGGCGGACCCAGGAGTCGGCAATTCTGGTAGGCTGGAGAACGGCTGCGGCCGATGACCCCCAACTCACCAGCAGGGACTGGGCGGGGAAGGACCCGCTTCGGGTCCTGCTGGATCCGTCAGGCAGGGCTCCGGAAGGCCTTCGCTTGCTGGACGGGAAGGTGCCGACACTCCGGGTATTGCACACCGGGCAGCAGCCCACCGGCAGCGCCCGGGTCGAGAATATTTTCCTGGAGCCGGGTCCGGGGTTCCTGCGGGCACTGTGCAGAGAACTCCGGGAGCGGGGGGTGCTGAGTATCCTTGTGGAAGGGGGCGCCCACACCCTGGGTTCCTTCCTCTCCGCAGGGCTATGGGACGAAGCCCGCGTATTCACAGGGCCCCGGCCATTAAACGGCGGGCTGCGGGCCCCGGCCTTATCCGGAAGGCTCGTGGCAAACACTGCCTCCGGGGCAGACACCCTAACCCTCTGGCGCAATGATTAA